GATAAGCCCGTTGCTGCGCAGCTGGCGCATCATCGGGCCGGCCTCGTCCGCCGCATAGGGACCGAGCGCGATGCCGTACCAGCCGCCGCCGAGTGAAAAGCCGTTCACATCCTCAAGCGACATCGCATAGCCGCGCAGCGCATTCTCGGCCTGGGTAAGGCTGGGCTGCGCCTCGATCTGGATATAGACCAGCTCTTCGCCCGTGCCCTGTGCAGCGGCCCCGCCCGCGATCAGCAAAGCCGTCGCGCTCACCATCATAAAGGATTTGAACATACCTGTGCTTGCCCCTCAGGCCCAATATTCTTCTTTGTCTGCCGATCTGTTTAGCAGACCGCACCGCGCCGTCACCTCAAAATATGGTCAGGCACGAATTGACCCCTGCGCCCGTGGCGCATAAGCAAGCGGCATCATGCAGACAGGGCAGATGCGATGACCGAGACCAGCACCAAACCGCGGAGTTTCCAGGAGATCATCCTGCGGCTTCAGGCCTATTGGGCGTCCAAGGGCTGTGCCGTCCTGCAACCCTACGACATGGAGGTCGGCGCCGGCACGTTCCACCCGGCGACCACCCTGCGCGCGCTGGGATCGAAGCCCTGGGCGGCGGCCTATGTGCAGCCCTCGCGCCGCCCCACCGACGGGCGCTATGGCGAGAACCCGAACCGGCTCCAGCACTATTACCAGTTCCAGGTGCTGATCAAACCCTCGCCGCCGGATCTGCAAGAGCTCTATCTCGGCTCGCTGCGCGCCATCGGCATCGACATGGCCATGCACGACGTGCGCTTTGTCGAGGACGACTGGGAAAGCCCGACGCTGGGCGCCTGGGGGCTCGGCTGGGAAGTCTGGTGCGACGGCATGGAGGTCTCGCAGTTCACCTATTTCCAGCAGGTCGGCGGGCATGATTGCGCACCGGTCTCGGGCGAGCTGACCTATGGGCTCGAACGGCTGGCAATGTATGTGCTGGGCATCGACCACGTCATGGACATGCCGTTCAACGACCCGCAAACGCCGATCGCGCTCAGCTATGGCGACATCTTCCGCCAGACCGAGGAAGAATATTCCCGCTGGAATTTCGACATCGCCGATACCGAGGTGCTGCTGCGCCATTTCGAGGATGCCGAGGCGGAATGCCAGCGCATCCTGGAGGCCGAGGCCGAGGATCCCAAGACCGGCAAGCGCATCGTCATGGCGCATCCGGCCTATGACCAGTGCATCAAGGCCAGCCACCTGTTCAACCTGCTCGATGCGCGCGGGGTGATCTCGGTCACCGAGCGGCAATCCTATATCGGCCGGGTGCGGGCGCTGGCGAAACGCTGCGCCGATGCCTTCGTGATGACCGAGGCCGGGGGCTACGCCGCCTGAGCGCGGCGCCCGGAAACCCGAGGAGACACAGCATGAGCGGCAAGATCCTTGCCATCTTCATCGTCGTGAGCGCCCTGCTCTTCGGCGCCGGCGTCTACTACTTCCAGGTCTTCTACTACTACACCAAGGTCGCCGACGATGCCGGCGAGGTGTTCCTGACGCCGCTGGACGGCGGCGCGCCCGAACACATTCCCTATTCGGAGTTCGAGGGCATCGACGCCACCAGCTCGCCGATCCGCTTCCGCGCCTGTTTCTCCACGCCCGAGACGCCGGCCTCGCTCGATACGCGCTACGAGCGCTACGAGGGCGCCGAGCCGCGCAACGCGCCGTTCTGGTTCGGCTGCTTCGACGCAGAGGAAATCGGCCTGCTGATCGAGACCGGCGAGGCGCATGTCTATACCGCCGAGCGCAATGTCGAATATGGCATCGACCGGGTGATCGCCGTCACCACAGACGGGCGCGGCTATATCTGGGAAGAGATCAACGACTGCGGCGACAAGGCCTATGACGGCACGCCGCTGGGCGAGGACTGCCCCCGCGCGAGTAGCCCCCGCGCGCCCCGCAACCCCTTTCATCTTTCTGCAAATACTCCCGGCCCGCCCTCTGCACCCGCGCCAGGTCTGGACGCCGCGCCGCTTGCCCGTTATCCCCCATGCGAACCCAGCTTTGGTGAGACCATGCCCGACCTTCTGATCGAACTCTTTTCCGAGGAAATCCCTGCCCGCATGCAGACGCGTGCCGCGGGGGATCTGAAGAAGCTCGTCACCGACGGTCTGGTGGAAAGCGGTCTGACCTATGCCGGCGCCGCCGGTTTCTCGACGCCGCGGCGGCTGACGCTGACCGTACAGGGGCTGCTCGCCGCCTCGCCCGCCACGCGCGAGGAACGGCGCGGGCCGCGGGTCGATGCGCCGGAAAAGGCCATCGAGGGCTTCCTGCGCGGCGCGGGTGTTTCCCGCGAGCAATGTGAAGAGCGCGAGGACAAGAAGGGCACCGTGCTCTACGCCATCATCGAAAAGCCGGGCCGTCCGGCGGCAGAGATCGTGGCCGAGGTGCTGGAAACCACCATCCGCAACTTCCCCTGGCCGAAATCCATGCGCTGGGGCGCGGGCAGCCTGCGCTGGGTGCGTCCGCTGCACCGCATCACCTGCCTGCTCACCGACGAGGCCGGCGCCGAAATCGTGCCGCTGGAGATCGACGGCATCGTTGCGGGCAAGACCACCGAGGGCCACCGCTTCATGGGCGACGGGCCCTTCGAGGTGTCGTCTTTCGAGGATTACGAGGCAAGGCTGAAACGCTCCAAGGTCGTCCTCTCGGCTGAGGAACGCGCCGAAACCATCTGGCATGACGCGACAAACCGCGCTTTCGCCAGCGGGCTGGAGGTGGTCGAGGATCGCGGATTGCTGGCCGAGGTCGCGGGGCTCGTGGAATGGCCGGTGGTGCTGATGGGCGAGATCGGCGCGGAATTCCTGTCGCTGCCGCCCGAGGTGCTGCAAACCTCGATGAAAGAGCATCAGAAGTTCTTTTCGGTCAAGAATCCAGCCACGAAGCGCATCGAACGCTTCGTAACGGTTGCAAATGTGGAAACGCCGGATCACGGCGCCACCATCCTCGCGGGCAATAACAAGGTGCT
The window above is part of the Salipiger abyssi genome. Proteins encoded here:
- a CDS encoding glycine--tRNA ligase subunit alpha — protein: MTETSTKPRSFQEIILRLQAYWASKGCAVLQPYDMEVGAGTFHPATTLRALGSKPWAAAYVQPSRRPTDGRYGENPNRLQHYYQFQVLIKPSPPDLQELYLGSLRAIGIDMAMHDVRFVEDDWESPTLGAWGLGWEVWCDGMEVSQFTYFQQVGGHDCAPVSGELTYGLERLAMYVLGIDHVMDMPFNDPQTPIALSYGDIFRQTEEEYSRWNFDIADTEVLLRHFEDAEAECQRILEAEAEDPKTGKRIVMAHPAYDQCIKASHLFNLLDARGVISVTERQSYIGRVRALAKRCADAFVMTEAGGYAA